In the genome of Serratia symbiotica (Periphyllus acericola), the window ATAGAAGGGTATTTCATAGTGCATAGATCCCACCAATCTTGCCTAAGTGAACGGCACCTATAAATCACCTTTGCCGAACGGCCAAATTAACCTGTTTTATCGGCATCGGCTTATCCATCACGCACGCATCATCACTGGATATCAGCAGGGGGCAAAATGCCCCATTTGCATAAATTATTGTGCAGAAGATAACGGGCAGGAATCATTCTGGCGGGCACTTTTGATCCACAGCCAAGAGCCGTTGAGGGCGATCAGGGTCAGGATGATGTATTCCAGTGCCATTGTGTAGACGCCCTTATAGGCGAAAATAGCTACGCTGACCACGTCGATCACTACCCATAGCAGCCAGTTCTCGACATATTTGCGCGTCATGAGGATCATCGCCACGATAGACAACACCGTCATTGCTGAATCCCAAAATGGGAAAGCATCCGGTTGCAAGGCCGGTATCTGCACACTGATCTTTAGCGCCTGCATCATCGCTACCGCAATCTGCGCAAGCCAAGCGAACACGCGGTCGATATTAACCGCCATCAGGGCAATGCCGCTGGCACCCACTGCTGCCCATACTAGCGCCTTCGGCAGCGACAACCAGCGGATCCGCAGCAAAGCCTGATGGTTGTGCGTCTGACGGCTCCAAGCATACCAGCCATAGATATTGGCACCAAAGAAAAATAGTTGCAGCAACAGGCTGGCATAGAGCTGGATTTGGAAGAAAATCACCGCGAACAACGTGACGTTAATCAGACCGAAGAGGTAATTGATGATCTTTTCTTTGCTGGCGCACCAAGTGCATAACAGACCAAACAGCGTGCCGACGGCTTCAATCCACGATAAATCGTAACAGCCCACACCAAGGGGGATATGCACCAATATATTGCCGGTACTAAAGAAAATCATACAGTGTTCCTCATTAAATGAGACGGTTAAGCGTTCCCTTTGGCCTGTATGCTTAACTGTGCGGCAAAATCCAGCATACTATTCAGGGGGAATAGCGCCTTTTTGCGTAGCGTAGCGTCTATCTGTATCTGATGCTTAATACAAATACCACCCTGATCGAGGATTTCGGCGATATCCCTCAGGCCGTTCATCGCCATCTACGGGCAATGCGCACAACTGAGGCAGCTCGCTCCTTCACCGACTGTCGGTGCCTCAAACAACTCTTTGTCCGAGCAAGCCTGCTGCCTCTTGTAAAAAATACCGCGATCTGTAGCCACAATCAGCCGTTTATTCGGCAACGTTTTCGCTGCTTGGATCAGTTGACTGGTTGATCCTAGGGCATCGGCTAGTTCGACCACCGCCTGTGGCGACTCTGGATGCACCAATATCGCCGCGTTCGGGTACAGCGCCTATATTCTCCTCAGTGCCTGAGTTTTACACTCATCATGAACAATACAGGAGCTTTTGCCAACATAGTACATCGGCCCCGGTGTGCTTCTGCACATAGCCGCCGAGATTGCAATCCGGTGCTAAGATGATTCTCTCACCCAGGCTGTAGAGATGTTCAATAAGCTCAATGTCAATGCTGGAGGTCACAACCCAGTCGACGCACGCTTTGACCGCCGCCGAAGTATTAGCGTAGACCACGACTGTGCGATCGGGATGACTATCATCGCAAAATGCGCGAAACTCTTCTTCCGGGCAGCCAAGATCCAGCGAGCATTCGGCGTACAATGTCGGCATCAGAACTTTTTTCCCGGGCTGAAGATCCTGGCGGTTCCCCCCATAAAACGCACCCCAGCGACGAACAGCGTTGAAGCAGGATGCGCGCTGCCAATGCGTG includes:
- the pnuC gene encoding nicotinamide riboside transporter PnuC produces the protein MIFFSTGNILVHIPLGVGCYDLSWIEAVGTLFGLLCTWCASKEKIINYLFGLINVTLFAVIFFQIQLYASLLLQLFFFGANIYGWYAWSRQTHNHQALLRIRWLSLPKALVWAAVGASGIALMAVNIDRVFAWLAQIAVAMMQALKISVQIPALQPDAFPFWDSAMTVLSIVAMILMTRKYVENWLLWVVIDVVSVAIFAYKGVYTMALEYIILTLIALNGSWLWIKSARQNDSCPLSSAQ